From Rhodopseudomonas palustris, a single genomic window includes:
- a CDS encoding response regulator — protein sequence MNAPVILIADDDPAVLAALSTRCRKMGFEVDTATNGLQMLLKARRSSPDLIIVDINMPKLDGLTASYHLLEPGGLAADVIIVTGTPSDETLQHCEAMGLFYACKREQFWQDICQALTEIFPHMAEAIAEQIGPFATMPDAVPSNPRVLVVDDDEQVAQFLSSRLKKLGIEVLYAPNAARALRLAASHYPSVVVTDYYMPEGDAEFLIMRLRSSRATAQIPVIVISGRELDETTAKQLKREMLGYPGAVGIFRKSFDVSELFDAIQQYCSAEPIAAVKL from the coding sequence TGCAGGAAGATGGGGTTCGAGGTCGACACCGCGACCAACGGCCTGCAGATGCTGCTGAAGGCCAGACGCAGCTCGCCCGACCTGATCATCGTCGACATCAACATGCCGAAGCTCGACGGGCTCACCGCCTCGTACCATCTGCTCGAACCGGGCGGCCTTGCGGCGGACGTCATCATCGTCACCGGCACCCCGAGCGACGAAACGCTGCAGCACTGCGAAGCGATGGGGCTGTTCTACGCCTGCAAGCGCGAGCAATTCTGGCAGGATATCTGCCAGGCCCTCACGGAGATCTTTCCGCACATGGCCGAAGCGATCGCCGAGCAGATCGGGCCGTTTGCGACGATGCCGGACGCGGTGCCGAGCAATCCGCGCGTGCTGGTGGTCGACGACGACGAGCAGGTCGCCCAGTTCTTGTCCAGCCGTCTGAAGAAGCTCGGCATCGAGGTGCTGTACGCGCCCAATGCGGCCCGTGCCCTGCGGCTCGCCGCCAGCCACTATCCCAGTGTCGTCGTCACCGACTACTACATGCCCGAAGGCGACGCGGAATTTCTGATCATGCGGCTGCGGAGCTCGCGCGCCACGGCGCAGATCCCGGTCATCGTCATCAGCGGAAGGGAGCTCGACGAGACCACTGCCAAGCAGCTCAAGCGAGAGATGCTGGGCTATCCCGGCGCCGTCGGCATCTTCAGGAAGTCGTTCGACGTCAGCGAGCTGTTCGATGCGATCCAGCAATATTGCTCGGCCGAGCCGATTGCTGCCGTGAAGCTCTGA
- a CDS encoding PAS domain S-box protein, protein MVACLSPGASAPKVSQPVARERAAQRRWLVGMVVGTVASALLSALVAYGVAEQNVRTVARKFDALAADFTDQLEDNLGSYRFGLLAARGVVVASGGESISFDTFHRYAETRDFLREFPGARGFGFVRPVEPQDVAAFVAQRRAGGQPTYKVSQLAPHDGTRYLVTYLEPSHINAVAYGIDLASESSRKTAADAAAATGEATMTAPIELLPISGMDSGVLILLPVYRTGDPIATEEQRRRALIGWAFTAIDIYQILADLHSGTGAFGFTLTDDGGAPFHTVGRPQDVGMSLPAREISFAVYGRTWHIQIWALPPFVNSLSLPSPWLGFTVTLALGFLLTSLVNLQISYKARRAEHDIARSRLAAIFESSNDAIIAKSVDGTVVDWNKAAERLFGYSAEEAIGRPTTELIVPESLWDEESRIFADIRDGQKVSHFRTKRNKRNGDPVDVAVSVSPIRCEDGSLIGIATAARDITDLVAAEHKIRNLNAWLERQVAERTAQLEKTLTLQSAILERAAYAVIATDVTGTITLFNPAAERMLGYEAEDLIGRATAMLFHDPDELAARADALRQEGVDVGSNLGVLRARLARSDPDTAVWTYINAEGGRIPVRLTLSRLRTKDGTDLGVLGIAVDLTEQLKYENELKAARASAEKAGAAKADFLANMSHEIRTPLNGIIGYADLVLEDQTLALDTRRQVIRIFEASDSLRVIIDDILDFSKIEALGVTLESKPLYVEQLIDNCMSIIQRKAEKKGLELRVDAHEIPAVLMGDGARLRQVLLNLLNNAVKFTEAGSVELNVACLSRVGDRARLRITVTDTGIGISAQDQKGLFKRFSQADETISRKYGGTGLGLAISQRIVQAMGGEIGIDSAPGRGSTFYFEIELPIAAELDIERSETLVEAGRSLKILVVDDVEMNRDLCKTMLTRAGHEVDLADGGSAAIAMVGSRRYDVIFMDIQMGEMDGLEATRRLRALGGEGGGGAIIALTANVLPEQVARYKAAGMDGHLGKPINRAELLACVARWADVGVPHVPSEPLAPVDLGSEIEPPVRDHEALEDLRLFASDDDIAGFFAQLRDATARIRAQWPHHIDASQLDQESRTALGAVAHKTVSLAGQLGFMQLAAACRRMERACQPNKDIPGAFAALHDALDNAAPVLDGAQQLV, encoded by the coding sequence ATGGTTGCCTGCCTGTCCCCAGGAGCGTCCGCACCCAAGGTCTCGCAGCCGGTCGCGCGCGAGCGGGCGGCGCAGCGGCGGTGGCTGGTCGGGATGGTCGTCGGAACGGTGGCCAGCGCGCTGTTGAGCGCCCTCGTCGCCTATGGGGTCGCGGAGCAGAATGTCCGCACCGTGGCGCGCAAGTTCGATGCGCTCGCCGCTGATTTCACCGATCAGCTCGAGGACAATCTCGGCAGCTATCGCTTCGGACTGCTGGCCGCGCGCGGCGTCGTGGTGGCCAGCGGCGGCGAGTCGATCAGCTTCGACACCTTTCATCGCTACGCCGAGACGCGCGACTTTCTCCGGGAGTTCCCGGGCGCCCGCGGATTTGGCTTCGTCCGTCCGGTCGAACCGCAGGACGTGGCGGCGTTCGTCGCGCAGCGGCGCGCCGGCGGTCAGCCGACCTACAAGGTCTCCCAACTGGCCCCGCACGACGGTACGCGATACCTCGTCACCTACCTTGAGCCGAGCCACATCAACGCCGTCGCGTACGGCATCGATCTGGCCTCGGAGAGCAGCCGCAAGACGGCTGCCGATGCGGCCGCGGCGACCGGCGAGGCGACGATGACGGCGCCGATCGAACTGCTACCGATCAGCGGGATGGACAGCGGAGTGCTGATTCTGCTGCCGGTGTATCGCACCGGCGATCCGATCGCGACCGAGGAGCAGCGGCGACGGGCGCTGATCGGCTGGGCCTTCACCGCGATCGACATCTACCAGATCCTGGCGGACCTCCACAGCGGCACCGGCGCGTTCGGGTTTACACTGACCGACGATGGCGGAGCGCCGTTTCACACCGTCGGCAGGCCGCAGGACGTTGGGATGTCGTTGCCGGCACGCGAGATTTCGTTCGCGGTCTACGGCCGCACCTGGCACATCCAGATCTGGGCGTTGCCGCCGTTCGTGAACTCCTTGAGTCTGCCGAGCCCGTGGCTCGGCTTCACCGTCACGCTGGCGCTCGGATTTCTGCTCACCTCGCTCGTCAATCTGCAGATTTCGTATAAGGCCCGCCGCGCCGAGCACGACATCGCACGGTCGCGGCTGGCGGCGATCTTCGAAAGCTCGAACGACGCGATCATCGCCAAATCGGTCGACGGCACGGTGGTCGACTGGAACAAGGCGGCCGAGCGATTGTTCGGCTATTCCGCCGAAGAGGCGATCGGCCGGCCGACGACCGAATTGATCGTTCCGGAGTCGCTCTGGGACGAGGAAAGCCGCATCTTCGCCGACATCCGCGATGGACAGAAGGTCAGCCATTTCCGGACCAAGCGCAACAAACGCAACGGCGATCCCGTCGACGTCGCCGTCAGCGTCTCGCCGATCCGCTGCGAAGACGGTTCACTGATCGGCATCGCGACCGCCGCGCGCGACATCACCGATCTGGTGGCGGCCGAACACAAGATCCGCAACCTCAACGCCTGGCTGGAACGGCAGGTCGCCGAGCGCACCGCGCAGCTCGAGAAAACGCTCACACTGCAGTCCGCCATCCTCGAACGCGCCGCTTATGCGGTGATCGCCACCGACGTCACCGGCACCATTACGCTGTTCAATCCTGCGGCCGAGCGGATGCTGGGCTACGAGGCCGAGGATCTGATCGGCCGGGCGACCGCGATGCTGTTTCACGATCCCGATGAACTCGCCGCGCGCGCCGACGCGTTGCGGCAGGAGGGGGTCGATGTCGGCTCGAATCTCGGCGTGCTGCGTGCGCGCCTCGCGCGCAGCGATCCCGACACCGCGGTGTGGACCTATATCAACGCGGAGGGGGGCCGGATTCCCGTCCGGCTGACGCTCAGCCGGCTGCGGACGAAAGACGGGACCGATCTCGGTGTCCTCGGAATCGCGGTCGATCTGACCGAGCAGCTCAAATACGAGAACGAACTGAAGGCCGCGCGCGCCAGCGCCGAGAAGGCCGGCGCCGCCAAGGCGGATTTCCTCGCCAATATGAGCCACGAGATCCGCACCCCGCTCAACGGCATCATCGGCTACGCCGATCTGGTGCTGGAAGACCAGACGCTGGCGCTGGACACCCGTCGGCAGGTGATACGGATTTTCGAAGCCAGCGACTCGTTGCGGGTGATCATCGACGACATCCTCGACTTCTCGAAGATCGAGGCGCTCGGCGTGACGCTGGAAAGCAAGCCGCTCTACGTCGAGCAACTGATCGACAACTGCATGTCGATCATCCAGCGGAAGGCCGAGAAGAAGGGACTTGAACTGCGGGTCGACGCGCACGAAATCCCGGCGGTTCTGATGGGCGATGGTGCGCGCCTGCGACAGGTGCTCCTCAATCTGCTCAACAATGCCGTCAAGTTCACCGAGGCCGGCTCCGTCGAATTGAACGTCGCCTGCCTGTCGCGCGTCGGCGATCGTGCGCGGCTGCGTATCACCGTCACCGACACCGGCATCGGCATCTCGGCACAGGATCAGAAGGGATTGTTCAAGCGCTTCAGTCAGGCCGACGAGACGATCTCCCGCAAATACGGCGGCACCGGGCTCGGCCTCGCGATCTCGCAGCGCATCGTTCAGGCGATGGGCGGCGAGATCGGCATCGACAGCGCGCCCGGCCGCGGGAGCACGTTCTATTTCGAGATCGAACTGCCGATCGCCGCCGAGCTCGACATCGAGAGGAGCGAAACGCTGGTGGAGGCCGGCCGCAGCCTCAAGATCCTGGTGGTGGACGACGTCGAGATGAATCGCGATCTGTGCAAGACCATGCTGACCCGGGCCGGCCACGAGGTCGACCTCGCCGACGGTGGCAGCGCCGCGATCGCGATGGTCGGCAGCCGCCGCTACGACGTGATCTTCATGGACATTCAAATGGGCGAAATGGACGGTCTCGAGGCCACCCGCCGCCTCCGCGCTCTTGGTGGGGAGGGGGGCGGGGGGGCGATCATTGCGCTCACTGCGAACGTCCTTCCTGAGCAGGTGGCACGCTACAAGGCGGCGGGGATGGACGGGCACCTCGGCAAGCCGATCAACCGCGCCGAACTGCTCGCCTGCGTGGCGCGATGGGCAGACGTCGGCGTGCCGCACGTGCCGTCGGAACCGCTGGCGCCGGTCGACCTCGGTTCGGAGATCGAGCCTCCGGTGCGTGATCACGAGGCGCTGGAAGATCTGCGGCTGTTCGCCAGCGATGACGATATCGCCGGCTTCTTCGCCCAGCTTCGCGACGCCACGGCGCGTATCCGGGCGCAATGGCCGCACCACATCGATGCCTCGCAGCTCGACCAGGAGTCCCGCACCGCGCTCGGAGCGGTGGCTCACAAGACCGTGTCGCTGGCCGGCCAGCTCGGCTTCATGCAGCTGGCGGCGGCGTGCCGCCGGATGGAGCGAGCCTGCCAGCCCAACAAGGATATTCCCGGCGCTTTCGCCGCGCTCCACGACGCTTTGGACAACGCCGCTCCGGTACTCGACGGAGCGCAACAACTGGTCTGA
- a CDS encoding form I ribulose bisphosphate carboxylase large subunit produces the protein MNETTTIRGKDRYKSGVMEYKKMGYWEPDYEPKDTDVIALFRVTPQDGVDPIEASAAVAGESSTATWTVVWTDRLTAAEKYRAKCYRVDPVPNSPGQYFAYIAYDLDLFEPGSIANLTASIIGNVFGFKPLKALRLEDMRLPIAYVKTFQGPATGIVVERERMDKFGRPLLGATVKPKLGLSGRNYGRVVYEALKGGLDFTKDDENINSQPFMHWRERFQYCMEAVNKAQAQTGEIKGTYLNVTAATMEDMYERAEYAKELGSIIVMIDLVIGYTAIQSMAKWARKNDMILHLHRAGHSTYTRQRNHGVSFRVIAKWMRLAGVDHIHAGTVVGKLEGDPATTKGYYDICREDFNPMALENGLFFDQHWASLNKLMPVASGGIHAGQMHQLLHLLGEDVVLQFGGGTIGHPMGIAAGATANRVALEAMILARNEGRDYLHEGPEILAKAAQTCTPLKAALDTWKNVTFNYESTDTPDYAPTPSVSV, from the coding sequence ATGAACGAGACAACCACCATCCGCGGCAAGGACCGGTACAAGTCGGGCGTGATGGAATACAAGAAGATGGGCTATTGGGAGCCCGACTACGAGCCGAAGGACACCGACGTCATCGCGCTGTTCCGCGTCACCCCGCAGGACGGCGTCGATCCGATCGAAGCGTCCGCGGCGGTCGCCGGCGAATCCTCGACCGCGACCTGGACCGTGGTGTGGACCGACCGGCTGACCGCGGCCGAGAAGTATCGCGCCAAGTGCTACCGGGTCGATCCGGTGCCGAATTCCCCCGGCCAGTACTTCGCCTATATCGCCTACGACCTCGACCTGTTCGAGCCGGGCTCGATCGCCAACCTCACCGCGTCGATCATCGGCAACGTGTTCGGCTTCAAGCCGCTGAAGGCGCTGCGGCTCGAGGATATGCGGCTGCCGATCGCCTATGTGAAGACGTTCCAGGGCCCGGCGACCGGCATCGTGGTCGAGCGCGAGCGCATGGACAAGTTCGGCCGTCCGCTGCTCGGCGCCACCGTCAAGCCGAAGCTCGGCCTGTCGGGCCGCAACTACGGCCGCGTGGTGTACGAAGCGCTGAAGGGCGGTCTCGACTTCACCAAGGACGACGAGAACATCAACTCGCAGCCGTTCATGCACTGGCGCGAGCGCTTCCAGTACTGCATGGAGGCGGTCAACAAGGCGCAGGCCCAGACCGGCGAGATCAAGGGCACCTACCTCAACGTCACCGCGGCGACGATGGAGGACATGTACGAGCGCGCTGAATACGCCAAGGAGCTCGGCTCGATCATCGTCATGATCGACCTCGTGATCGGCTACACCGCGATCCAGTCGATGGCGAAGTGGGCGCGCAAGAACGACATGATCCTGCATCTGCATCGTGCCGGTCACTCGACCTACACGCGGCAGCGCAATCACGGCGTGTCGTTCCGCGTCATCGCCAAGTGGATGCGGCTCGCCGGCGTCGACCACATCCATGCCGGCACCGTGGTCGGCAAGCTCGAAGGCGATCCGGCGACCACCAAGGGCTACTACGACATCTGCCGCGAGGACTTCAACCCGATGGCGCTGGAGAACGGGCTGTTCTTCGACCAGCATTGGGCCAGCCTCAACAAGCTGATGCCGGTGGCCTCCGGCGGCATCCACGCCGGCCAGATGCACCAGTTGCTCCACCTGCTCGGCGAAGACGTCGTGCTGCAGTTCGGCGGCGGCACCATCGGCCACCCGATGGGCATCGCGGCCGGCGCCACCGCCAACCGCGTCGCGCTGGAAGCCATGATCCTCGCCCGCAACGAGGGCCGCGACTACCTGCACGAAGGTCCGGAAATCCTCGCCAAGGCGGCGCAGACCTGCACGCCGCTGAAGGCCGCGCTCGACACCTGGAAGAACGTGACCTTCAACTACGAATCCACCGATACCCCCGACTACGCGCCGACCCCGTCGGTCTCGGTCTAA
- a CDS encoding ribulose bisphosphate carboxylase small subunit: MRLTQGCFSFLPDLTDEQIAAQVQYALSKGWAVNLEFTDDPHPRNTYWEMWGLPMFDLQDAAGVMMELNECRKIYGDRYIRLSAFDSSHGWESVRLSFIVNRPKDEPGFRLDRQEVDGRNMRYTTRAYSADKPEGRRYGG; encoded by the coding sequence ATGCGACTGACCCAAGGCTGTTTCTCGTTCCTGCCCGATCTCACCGACGAGCAGATCGCCGCCCAGGTGCAATACGCGCTGTCCAAGGGCTGGGCGGTGAACCTCGAATTCACCGACGACCCGCATCCCCGCAACACCTATTGGGAGATGTGGGGCCTGCCGATGTTCGATCTGCAGGACGCCGCCGGCGTGATGATGGAGCTGAATGAATGCCGCAAGATCTATGGCGATCGCTACATCCGGCTGTCGGCATTCGATTCTTCGCACGGCTGGGAATCGGTGCGGCTGTCGTTCATCGTCAACCGCCCGAAGGACGAACCCGGCTTCCGGCTCGACCGTCAGGAGGTCGACGGCCGCAACATGCGTTACACCACGCGCGCCTATTCGGCCGACAAGCCTGAAGGCCGCCGCTACGGAGGCTGA
- the cbbX gene encoding CbbX protein, with the protein MDTTATTTNGDDAPPARVDLRAEFNEVGIGEVLDQLDRELIGLKPVKTRIREIAALLLVERLRKRMGLATGNPTLHMSFTGNPGTGKTTVALRIASILHKLGFVRRGHVVSVTRDELVGQYIGHTAPKTKEVLKKAMGGVLFIDEAYYLYRPENERDYGQEAIEILLQVMENQRDDLVVILAGYADRMEKFFQSNPGFRSRIAHHIDFPDYTDGELLTIAEGMLNEQNYHFAPEAKAAFERYIGIRKTQPLFANARSIRNALDRIRLRQANRLIADLDRSLTAEDIMTIEASDVLASRVFGKGEGTN; encoded by the coding sequence GTGGACACGACAGCAACGACGACCAATGGAGACGACGCGCCGCCCGCGCGCGTCGATCTCCGCGCCGAGTTCAACGAAGTCGGCATCGGTGAAGTGCTGGACCAGCTCGATCGTGAGCTGATCGGGCTGAAGCCGGTGAAGACCCGCATTCGCGAGATCGCCGCGCTGCTGCTGGTCGAACGCCTGCGCAAGCGGATGGGGCTCGCCACCGGCAACCCGACGCTGCACATGTCGTTCACCGGCAATCCCGGCACCGGCAAGACCACGGTGGCGCTGCGCATCGCCTCGATCCTGCACAAGCTCGGCTTCGTTCGCCGCGGCCACGTCGTCTCGGTGACCCGCGACGAACTGGTCGGGCAATATATCGGCCACACCGCGCCGAAGACCAAGGAAGTCTTGAAGAAGGCGATGGGCGGCGTGCTGTTCATCGACGAGGCCTACTATCTGTATCGCCCGGAGAACGAGCGCGACTACGGCCAGGAAGCGATCGAGATCCTGCTCCAGGTGATGGAGAACCAGCGCGACGATCTGGTGGTGATCCTGGCCGGCTATGCCGACCGGATGGAGAAGTTCTTCCAGAGCAATCCCGGCTTCCGCTCGCGGATCGCCCACCATATCGACTTCCCCGACTACACCGACGGCGAATTGCTGACGATCGCCGAAGGGATGCTGAACGAGCAGAACTATCACTTCGCCCCGGAAGCGAAGGCCGCGTTCGAGCGCTACATCGGCATCCGCAAGACCCAGCCGTTGTTCGCCAACGCCCGCTCGATCCGCAACGCGCTGGACCGCATCCGCCTGCGCCAGGCCAACCGCCTGATCGCCGACCTCGACCGCTCGCTGACCGCCGAGGACATCATGACGATCGAAGCGAGCGATGTGCTGGCGAGCCGGGTGTTCGGGAAGGGCGAGGGGACAAACTAA
- a CDS encoding alpha/beta fold hydrolase produces the protein MQIKVNGTDTFVATGGKPFDASLPAAVFIHGAGFDRSVWALQTRWFAHHGYAVLAPDLPGHGRSGGEPLKTIAEMADWIAALLDATGAQPAKLIGHSMGSLIALETAARHPAKVASLALIGTTSTMAVGPDLLKAAEANDPAAVAMMTIWGLGPDAEIGGNLAPGLWMHGGSVRVLEANKPGVIFNDLSACNDYKDALTAAAKVTVPTLFILGERDMMTPTKNGKTLAAAIADSRTVILKGAGHTMMVERPDEVLKALQG, from the coding sequence ATGCAGATCAAGGTCAACGGGACAGACACCTTCGTTGCCACCGGCGGCAAGCCGTTCGACGCGTCGCTGCCCGCCGCGGTGTTCATTCACGGCGCCGGCTTCGACCGCTCGGTGTGGGCGTTGCAGACGCGCTGGTTCGCGCACCACGGCTATGCTGTGCTGGCGCCCGACCTCCCCGGCCACGGCCGCTCCGGCGGCGAGCCGCTGAAGACGATCGCCGAAATGGCCGACTGGATCGCCGCGCTGCTCGACGCCACGGGCGCGCAGCCGGCCAAGCTGATCGGCCATTCGATGGGCTCGCTGATCGCGCTGGAGACCGCCGCGCGCCACCCGGCCAAGGTGGCGTCGCTGGCACTGATTGGCACCACCTCGACCATGGCGGTCGGCCCGGATCTGCTGAAAGCTGCCGAGGCCAACGACCCTGCCGCGGTTGCGATGATGACGATCTGGGGCCTCGGCCCGGATGCCGAGATCGGCGGCAACCTCGCTCCCGGCCTGTGGATGCACGGCGGCTCGGTACGCGTGCTCGAAGCCAACAAGCCCGGCGTGATCTTCAACGATCTGTCCGCCTGCAACGACTACAAGGACGCGCTGACGGCCGCGGCGAAGGTGACGGTGCCGACGCTGTTCATCCTCGGCGAACGCGACATGATGACCCCGACCAAGAACGGCAAGACGCTGGCAGCCGCGATTGCGGATTCACGCACCGTGATCCTGAAAGGCGCCGGCCACACCATGATGGTCGAGCGCCCGGACGAGGTACTCAAGGCGCTGCAGGGGTAA
- a CDS encoding O-acetylhomoserine aminocarboxypropyltransferase: MAAPKPPGFETLSLHAGQHPDPLTGSRAVPIYQTTSYVFQDTDHAAALFNMERPGHLYTRISNPTIAVLEERIAALENGVGAVATASGMAALHLAIATLLNAGDHIVASSSLYGGTINLLAHTLPRFGITTTFVAPRDHAGLAAAIQPNTRLMIGETIGNPGLEVLDIPKVAGIAHEAKIPLLIDNTFATPYLSKPIELGADIVMHSATKWLGGHGIAIGGVLVDGGRFDWRGSGKFPTLTEPYAGYHDVVFDEQFGPPAFVIRARMEGLRDFGACLSPTNAFQLLQGIETLPVRMDRHVANTRAVLDFLQANKAVDWVLHPTLENHPDYELAKTLLPNGAGSIISFGIKGGRAAGRKFIEALRLTSHLANVGDAKTLVIHPASTTHQQMTAEQLKAAGIGEELIRLSVGIETADDIIADLAQALRVSQKG, encoded by the coding sequence ATGGCCGCACCCAAACCGCCCGGATTTGAAACCCTCAGCCTGCATGCCGGACAGCATCCCGATCCGCTGACCGGCTCGCGCGCGGTGCCGATCTATCAGACCACCTCCTACGTGTTTCAGGACACCGACCACGCCGCGGCGCTGTTCAACATGGAGCGGCCCGGCCACCTGTACACCCGGATTTCCAACCCGACGATCGCGGTGCTGGAAGAGCGGATCGCCGCGCTGGAGAACGGCGTCGGCGCAGTGGCGACCGCGAGCGGCATGGCGGCGCTGCATCTTGCGATCGCGACGCTGTTGAACGCCGGCGATCACATCGTCGCCTCATCCTCGCTGTACGGCGGCACGATCAACCTGCTCGCGCACACGCTGCCGCGGTTCGGCATCACCACGACGTTTGTGGCGCCGCGCGACCACGCCGGCCTTGCGGCAGCGATCCAGCCGAACACCCGGCTGATGATCGGCGAGACCATCGGCAATCCGGGCCTCGAAGTGCTCGACATCCCGAAGGTCGCGGGAATCGCCCACGAGGCGAAGATCCCGCTCCTGATCGACAACACCTTCGCGACGCCCTACCTGAGCAAGCCGATCGAGCTCGGCGCCGACATCGTGATGCATTCGGCGACCAAATGGCTCGGCGGCCACGGCATTGCGATCGGCGGTGTGCTGGTCGACGGCGGCCGGTTCGACTGGCGCGGCTCCGGCAAGTTTCCGACGCTGACCGAGCCCTATGCCGGCTATCACGACGTCGTCTTCGACGAGCAGTTCGGCCCGCCCGCGTTTGTAATCCGCGCCCGGATGGAAGGACTGCGCGACTTCGGCGCGTGTCTTTCGCCGACCAATGCGTTCCAGTTGCTGCAGGGCATCGAGACGCTGCCGGTGCGGATGGATCGGCATGTCGCCAACACCAGGGCGGTGCTCGACTTCCTCCAGGCCAACAAAGCGGTCGATTGGGTGCTGCATCCGACGCTGGAGAACCACCCCGACTACGAACTGGCAAAGACGCTGCTGCCGAACGGCGCCGGCTCGATCATCTCGTTCGGCATCAAGGGCGGCCGCGCCGCCGGCCGCAAGTTCATCGAAGCGCTGCGGCTGACCAGCCATCTCGCCAATGTCGGCGACGCCAAGACGCTGGTGATTCATCCGGCTTCGACCACGCATCAGCAGATGACCGCGGAGCAACTGAAGGCCGCCGGCATCGGCGAGGAGCTGATCCGGCTGTCGGTCGGCATCGAGACCGCCGACGACATTATCGCTGACCTGGCGCAGGCTCTGCGCGTTTCGCAGAAGGGCTGA